One Desmodus rotundus isolate HL8 chromosome 4, HLdesRot8A.1, whole genome shotgun sequence DNA segment encodes these proteins:
- the FAM24B gene encoding protein FAM24B, protein MYYCSLKFILIVIVFNCQHLSSCEASDDKATSSKTNSIIMLCIGGGILVTMFLLIGVVFLLYFKVAKALRVPKPPVCLALKSNPFMATRDKIAAGSSITAESYPNLQCCDECNLCDNFDPLPPCFCDINEGL, encoded by the exons ATGTACTACTGTTCcctaaagtttattttaattgtcATTGTTTTTAACTGTCAGCATTTATCCAGCTGCGAAGCCTCAGACG ATAAAGCTACGTCTTCTAAAACCAACTCGATAATTATGCTCTGCATTGGTGGCGGTATCCTGGTGACGATGTTCCTGTTGATAGGTGTTGTCTTCTTACTTTACTTCAAAGTGGCCAAGGCATTgag AGTTCCAAAGCCACCTGTTTGTTTGGCCTTAAAAAGTAATCCATTCATGGCCACCCGGGACAAGATCGCCGCAGGCTCATCCATAACCGCTGAGTCCTATCCCAACCTCCAGTGCTGTGACGAATGTAACTTGTGTGATAACTTTGATCCCCTGCCACCATGCTTCTGTGATATAAACGAGGGTCTCTGA